The Armatimonadota bacterium genome contains the following window.
CGAGGGCTCGGGGCACGATGCGCTCGCCGCGCAGCTGGCGGTGGAGGCTGGGCTCAAGTCGCTGGAGACGGGGGCAGTGGTGGAGGTGAGCGCCCCCGGCCCAACAACCGCCGGCGCCACGGGTGAACGGTGATGCTTAGGGTTTGTGTCATTGGCATGGGGCCCATCGGCAACCGCCATGCCGACATCTATCGCGAGGATTCACTGGCCGAGTTGGCGGGGGTGTGCGACCTCATCCCCGAGCGCGCCGATGCGGCGGCTGCGCGGCTGGGAGTGCCGGGGTTCCACGACGCGGCGGCGATGCTGGAGGCGCTGCGCCCGCAGGTGGTGAGCGTGGCCACCGGCGGATACGAGTACGGCAGCGACCACTACCTGCCGACCATGCAGGCGCTGGAACGCGGCTGCCACGTGCTGTGCGAGAAACCCCTGAGCAACGAGGTGCCGCGCGCGCGCGAGATGGTGCTCAAGGCGCGGGAGCGAAACGTTTGCCTCGGCACCAACCTCAACCACCGTTTCACTCCGGCGGCGGTCACGGCCAAGCGCTGGATCGCCGAGGGCCGAGTGGGCGCGCCGCTGTTCATGAACATGGCGATGTGGATCGGCAATCCCGCCGAAAGCTCACCCTACTTCCACCTCAAGGCCTTGCACCCCCACACGATTGACATCATGCGCTACTACTGCGGCGACATCGCGCAGGTGCAGTGCTTTGCCATCAAGGCGCCCGGGCGCGCCATCTGGTCCACCGCGCAGTTTAACGTCAAGTTCGCCGGCGGCGCCATCGGCCATCTCACCGGCAGCTACGACATCCTCCGCGGCCACCCCATGGAGCGCTGCGAGGTCGCCGGCACCCAGGGCCGCTTCGTCCTGGTGGACATGTACAAGGAGCTCACGCTCTATCCTCACGCCTCGCCCGAGAAAACGGTTATCACCAATCCCATCTGCGGCGGCATGACCG
Protein-coding sequences here:
- a CDS encoding Gfo/Idh/MocA family oxidoreductase, with product MLRVCVIGMGPIGNRHADIYREDSLAELAGVCDLIPERADAAAARLGVPGFHDAAAMLEALRPQVVSVATGGYEYGSDHYLPTMQALERGCHVLCEKPLSNEVPRAREMVLKARERNVCLGTNLNHRFTPAAVTAKRWIAEGRVGAPLFMNMAMWIGNPAESSPYFHLKALHPHTIDIMRYYCGDIAQVQCFAIKAPGRAIWSTAQFNVKFAGGAIGHLTGSYDILRGHPMERCEVAGTQGRFVLVDMYKELTLYPHASPEKTVITNPICGGMTGFSDTFRRRLHRFLEQICADVEPDEIDGSGRDGLAAQNVIQAAIESLETGRAVTVPPLGLG